A genomic region of Xanthomonas campestris pv. phormiicola contains the following coding sequences:
- a CDS encoding nitronate monooxygenase, which produces MVSSSGVAGRCRRCGDNNRAVAPLATQPIVWVRTCCRALQFAGRPPPPSNRRNAMPLDISQLRLPLIVSPMFLVSGPDLVVAAARSGVIGAFPALNQRSSAGYEHWLQQIAQGLREGPLAGCDRVAPYAVNLIVHGSNRRLQADLELTLRYRVPIVITSLGAVHDIVLRIQDHGGVVLHDVTSVRHAEKALEAGVDGLIAVCAGAGGHGGTLNPFAFVAELRQLTDKQIVLAGAVSNGAHIAAAIAAGADLACAGTRFIATRESMASAAYKQMLLNSSAKDIVYTPRISGIPANFLRPSLEANGIALDAPDMHGAVDLGKELDHEGKAWKDIWSAGHGVGSLRDIPPASVLCARMEAEFAASIQRLGGYAGGDPWHQRICRMGLTS; this is translated from the coding sequence ATGGTGTCCTCCAGCGGCGTCGCCGGCAGATGCCGGCGTTGCGGAGACAACAATCGCGCGGTTGCGCCGCTCGCGACCCAACCCATAGTCTGGGTCCGGACATGCTGCAGAGCACTACAGTTCGCTGGCCGCCCTCCACCGCCATCGAACCGCAGGAACGCCATGCCACTCGACATCTCGCAGCTGCGACTTCCGCTCATCGTCTCGCCGATGTTCCTGGTGTCCGGACCCGATCTGGTGGTCGCCGCCGCACGCAGCGGCGTGATCGGCGCCTTTCCGGCCTTGAACCAACGCAGCAGCGCAGGCTACGAGCACTGGCTGCAACAGATCGCCCAGGGCCTGCGCGAAGGCCCGCTCGCCGGCTGCGACCGGGTCGCGCCGTACGCGGTCAACCTGATCGTGCACGGCAGCAATCGGCGCCTGCAGGCGGACCTGGAGCTGACCTTGCGCTATCGGGTGCCCATCGTCATCACCTCGCTTGGTGCGGTTCACGACATCGTGCTGCGGATCCAGGACCATGGCGGCGTCGTCCTGCACGATGTGACCAGCGTGCGCCATGCCGAAAAGGCGCTGGAGGCCGGAGTGGATGGCCTGATCGCGGTCTGCGCCGGGGCGGGCGGGCATGGCGGCACCCTGAATCCGTTCGCGTTCGTGGCCGAATTGCGCCAGCTCACCGACAAGCAGATCGTGCTGGCCGGCGCCGTCAGCAATGGCGCGCACATCGCCGCCGCGATCGCCGCCGGCGCCGATCTGGCGTGCGCCGGCACCCGCTTCATCGCCACGCGCGAAAGCATGGCCAGCGCCGCCTACAAGCAGATGCTGCTGAATTCCAGCGCCAAGGACATCGTCTACACGCCGAGGATTTCGGGGATTCCGGCGAACTTCCTGCGCCCCAGCCTCGAAGCCAACGGCATCGCGCTCGACGCGCCGGACATGCACGGCGCGGTGGATCTGGGCAAGGAACTGGACCACGAGGGCAAGGCCTGGAAAGACATCTGGTCGGCCGGTCACGGGGTCGGTTCGCTGCGCGACATCCCGCCCGCCTCGGTGCTGTGCGCCCGCATGGAAGCCGAGTTCGCAGCGTCCATCCAGCGGCTCGGCGGCTACGCCGGTGGCGATCCGTGGCACCAGCGCATCTGCCGCATGGGGCTGACGTCGTGA